CCCGTATGGCTGACAGAGCAGTATGTGGTAAAAAAAAAGGATGATGTCAATACACAAGATGGATCATGCATTTTCATGAATAATTGTTTGCGGGAACCGTACATAAATATTTAGTTGTGTTGTAAAGTGGAATTCTGTGTTAAAAGACATTAATATTGTGTAATATTGCCTTGTACTAGCCTATACAAGATGATGTCAGTACACAAGATGGATCATACATTTCCATGTATATCCGTGAGAAAGCTAAGCATGATAAATTTTAAACATTAAATTACTAGGTTCTTAATTCCACTCTTCTTTTTTAGTGAAAGGGATTTTTCTTCTCTCATGTGCATGCACCGCATGAGTTGCTTAAGCAACCACGAGTGTTCATTTGCAGCTCTCTCAAGAGGATGTACACAACAGAACTTCCTGGCAACTTGAGAAACAGAATAAAACAAACAGGTGAAAGCATGCAACATGTTTGTCTCAAATTTCACCGAGTCCGCAAAATCCCACGTCTTGTTATAACCGCAGAATGCCGGTTGAAACCGAGATCTCCCACGTTTCCCGTGTGACATTCGCCGCAGTCCATCTCGCATGCACTCCAGGGAACCATATCACGAATAAGCACGGCAGGAGGGGAATGGAATGTGAATTGAATGGATCTATGTATAATTTTACACTGTATTCTGTTTTGTCAGGCTATTCTCCTGCTGGCTCCTTTAATATACAACTACCAAGAACTTACAAGTGCTCCAACAGCGCACCTTTTTAGTTTTTCTCCTGCAtctctttctcctcttttttttgtgGGTTGCTTTTCTCTGTGGTGCTCACCTAAGAGATGATGTTAGTACACGGCGACGCGAAGCAGGCCGGGCTGAGGTTGCGTGTAATGGAGGCCTTCGTCCAGAAGGAACTGCTCGACGGCGATGGGCAGCCTCGCGGTGCGAGAGCCCTTGGTGTGGTGGCCTGTTCCGACGCATACCATGACTTGCATCCTTTCGCCTGAAGCCCTCGCCATGCCCCTCAGGGAGCTGAGCTCGACCTTGAGGATATGGATTGCTTCGCTCACGTGGAGGCCGTGTAGATCAATCAGACGATCACTCCCCCGTTGCAAAGAACCAGGGTTCCTGGACAATGAATCAAAAATTTTAGGATGGAACAGAAGTGCTTGTAAATATGTCGCTGACATTCCACAGAAGCAGTATACATAGCTTGTAAAGGGGAGAAAGCAACCTCTGTCGATAAAtagcttctctagctttctcatgaGCTGCTTTCATTTGCAAGTTATAGGCCTGACCTTTGATGCTTAGTTCCTTGGCCAGAGCTTTGTTGCCAATTAGGTAAGCTTGTCTAGCCTGCCAAGTACATCTTTCCATCAATATTCCAACTAACAAAATTAATGAGTCAAATGTGCAGGACGTAGCAAATGATGATATCCTGGATGTAATTTATATGATACTGGTAGCTATGGGGCCAGATTTGCCCTTCCCTAAAATAAGTCACACAAATCCATCATTTTTTATGGCTTGCAAACTTGCATATGAGTAGTGGAAAAATTATACAAAAACATGAATATTCTCTGCCCTTCTTTTTTTACATGGTCTGCCCTTCTATTTAGGAAGGAAAGGAACAAGACATGTAGTCAGAAAGAAGTTAAAATGGGAGACATTATGATTATTCTCGACTGCAGTTAAGCACATGACAATGATACACACCTAACGATACATACAGCAAGTAGGCAACAAACAATTTAAAAAATGCCAAATTCAACAAAAACCGATTAACAATGCCAAATTCAATCCATAGGCAAAACCCTCAACAAATTCCTACTATGATTCTGCCAGTGTTTTTTTAATATTCCTTATGAACAGATATCTAAACAAAAATTGCAAATGTGAACATGTAACATGTACATTGGTTTAGAAGAATAGATACATATACAACCAAGCATCTGGAGACAACAATTAAGCTGCTCACCTGCTCAAAACATGCATTTCGGACACGGGCAAAATCACGAGCTTCCTCCCTCGATTCTGAATACATGTTTGCTGTTGGGCCACGTACAAAGATAAATCCATCAGTCTATAATTGCATCTATCTAGAATGAAGACATGGAAATACACCAATATGCTTCAAATTATGCACACCCAACTATAATTTGCTTCCTGAGATCTATCCATACATTGTAAAGCACAATGTACCAATCCTAACTTGCCTATTCTAAGATAACAACAATACAATGTGCAAAACCATCAAATTGTGCAATCTGCATCAGAAATAACTTATAATATTCAGATGAGTATTACCGACTGAATCGCCGGTATCAAGCCATGGAGTTGCAGCTGCACGTGCACTACTAACACTTTGATACTTGTTCCCAGAAGATGTTTTAGAACCAAAACTGTACTGCTTGGGTACAGAAACGGTAGAAACACCATTGCCATAATCAGAGCCCTTTTTGAACTTGCTGTGGCCAGAATTCTGCGATGCAAGTTTCCGAACAGCTGAAACAAAATCACCAGTACCACTAGATATGGTGGAAGAATTGCGCCCACTGAAGAAGCCAAGGATATCCATATCTCCCTTGGAGAAACCATTTTGATCTTCTGCTGTTGGCAGGGCAGGAAAGTCCCCCGTACTAAAGTTTGGTGAGCTGGGGGTCAAATTCATTGTCTGATTGGAAGTAGGATCCACTTGCAtctgaaaaatcaaaagaaaaaataACCCTTGGAGATGCTACTGAATGTTGCAATTGTAACATAACTGCTTGAAGCAATGTACATTACCAAATAAAGAGGAACGAGATTTTAATATTGTCTTTCAAAGGATACATTTAATACTGGTGCCTTGAGCAGAAAGAAAAATCATTAAAGTTTCAGCCATATACGTCAAGAAGAGACAGCTATGTTAAGCAGTGCTCTGATTGGACGTCTAGAGGAGTTAAGTATGAAAATTACAGATAGAAAGAGATTACCTCTAGCTGGGTGAGAATTTCAATAGTATGATTGAAGTCACATCCATTTGCATAGTACAGCTCCGCAAGACTCTCTGCTGAAAATCCAGGAAACTGAGACGCTAAATACTCTAGGGGGTCAAAGAGGACATCTGATGCTGCAACGTACTCACTAGCAAAACCGTCAGTAAAGCCCGTGGTAGGATCATACTGAAGGTCCTGATTTTCATTAGCAAAGTGGAGATCACCCACGTAATTTTGCTCCCAATTACTTGAACCAACAGTTGAAAAGGTTGCCTGTGAATTATCCTCGTAAAATAAATTGGTATGCCCAAGTTCCAGGTTGCTAGCTGAAGAAGACAACTCTTGGTGTTCTCTTGACAAGCGGCTAGCTTTTGTCCCATAGAACGGAGGTGCATTCAAGGATAATCCAGCAAGGGACAGCTCTTCAGGTTCTTGTTcgattttctcgaaagaagtgaagtcTGGAATAATATCATCTGGGAGCTGCTTACGCCAGAACTGGTGTGCCTCATCGTCTGAGTTATTAGACTTGGACGACTCAGACCTGTCTAGAATTTTTTTTCCAGGGGACCCCCTAAGTTCAGACTTACTTGCATCTGAAGCTGTGCTATTACCATAGGATGGTCTAATAACACATGAAGGGACAAACTCTGCTGCATTGGGATTTAATGCAGTGAATTTATTTGGTAACATTGACCTTGCATCACCATTATTTGGAACAACTTTATTCAGTGAAGTCATCTTTTAACAGAAATTACATGTACAGAAAAAACTCTTCCAATGAGATTTACCCAAACCCTGAAAAGGTGATAAATATCAAGGGTTAGTATTAGTATGGTTCGGCGCATTTACAAAAAGTATATTTCCTATGAATAACCAAAATAGAAAAGTCATCTCTTCGTTAGCAAGAAGCTAGTATTTGCTAATCTGTAGAACTATTTAGCTACTTCCATGATTTTCTGTGAGGTAGCTATCAATAATAAATTTATGCCAGGTTACCAAGAATTGATATTATTTTCAAGTGAAAAACAATTTCATGCTTATCGAAAACGGCAAAGGCAAATAAAAACTAATCCAATAAGGTCTGGCTCCAATTATTTGAGTAATATTTAGAGCACACCAAATGTGAACTCTAAACTAGATATGCCATTTATTAATTTACATGACATATATGGATGAACTAGTCCGAAATCAATTCAGCTAGAAAAGTTTTTCTTAGAATTGCCAAACTAGTCGGTCCATTAAATCGTACAGTTGGGCTCCAAAAAGTTTGTTTTTGTTACTATCAGCCAGAGATGGCAACACAATTATCACCATTACTTGTAATAGAAGTTTCCAAATTTACACCAGACCTAAAAGCCGGTAGGTATCTTTCCAAAAAAGGGCGTCACCCATTTGCACACAGAATGGCGTGCCCTTTCTTGGCTCAGATATAACTGCCTGAGCTACTACCACAACCGCCCGCGTCACAAAAACTGCATCTCCACATGCAGTTTCTATACGCCAAATTCACCGGCTAGGACGTTGAAATATCTAACGCTTCGCTCGTACGCATTGGCCCTTTTACGGCAAAAAACTTTGCGTCGCCGCTAAATCAGTAAATTCCCATGAGCGGCAAACGTAACGCAGCAGTAAAGAGGGAGCAAATAAGGAAAATAAGCTTAGTGTTACGCCGGCCAAAATCATACGCGCCTCCAGCTCTAGCAGAAGCTCGGGAGAATCATACGCCCGCAAAGGAGCAACAAAAGAGATTGAGCAAACAGTGCACCTGCCCACTCGCGCAGGCGCTAGCTA
This portion of the Triticum dicoccoides isolate Atlit2015 ecotype Zavitan chromosome 7A, WEW_v2.0, whole genome shotgun sequence genome encodes:
- the LOC119330606 gene encoding polyadenylate-binding protein-interacting protein 7-like; translated protein: MTSLNKVVPNNGDARSMLPNKFTALNPNAAEFVPSCVIRPSYGNSTASDASKSELRGSPGKKILDRSESSKSNNSDDEAHQFWRKQLPDDIIPDFTSFEKIEQEPEELSLAGLSLNAPPFYGTKASRLSREHQELSSSASNLELGHTNLFYEDNSQATFSTVGSSNWEQNYVGDLHFANENQDLQYDPTTGFTDGFASEYVAASDVLFDPLEYLASQFPGFSAESLAELYYANGCDFNHTIEILTQLEMQVDPTSNQTMNLTPSSPNFSTGDFPALPTAEDQNGFSKGDMDILGFFSGRNSSTISSGTGDFVSAVRKLASQNSGHSKFKKGSDYGNGVSTVSVPKQYSFGSKTSSGNKYQSVSSARAAATPWLDTGDSVANMYSESREEARDFARVRNACFEQARQAYLIGNKALAKELSIKGQAYNLQMKAAHEKAREAIYRQRNPGSLQRGSDRLIDLHGLHVSEAIHILKVELSSLRGMARASGERMQVMVCVGTGHHTKGSRTARLPIAVEQFLLDEGLHYTQPQPGLLRVAVY